From a single Silene latifolia isolate original U9 population chromosome 6, ASM4854445v1, whole genome shotgun sequence genomic region:
- the LOC141588081 gene encoding uncharacterized protein LOC141588081 codes for MDTFNDCLSACGMMDIAATGAFFTWTNKQDTGHRKYSRLDRFLVNQEWVDVFPDMHAHFHPEGLMDHTPCIVRNVKLDGRRANSFKYFNMWSDAPNFLDTVKSYWSQQIDGTKMFRVVKKLKALKGGLKNLNKECFSDVELNASKASHTLEEIQLQLQDNYDNPDLITLELQALDKVRFWTKARDSFLQQKAKTQWIDEGDSNTAYFHNVIKKRCLRNKIVQIEDQYGTLWTDTINI; via the coding sequence ATGGATACTTTTAATGATTGCTTGTCTGCCTGTGGTATGATGGATATTGCAGCAACTGGTGCTTTCTTCACTTGGACAAATAAGCAAGATACTGGTCATAGGAAGTACAGTAGATTGGATAGATTTCTAGTCAATCAAGAGTGGGTAGATGTGTTCCCTGATATGCATGCACATTTTCATCCGGAAGGGCTCATGGACCATACTCCTTGCATTGTTAGAAATGTGAAATTGGATGGCAGGAGAGCCAATAGCTTtaagtactttaatatgtggagtgATGCTCCAAATTTTCTTGACACAGTAAAGAGCTATTGGAGTCAGCAGATTGATGGTACTAAGATGTTTAGGGTGGTTAAGAAATTGAAGGCTCTAAAAGGAGGTCTTAAGAATCTTAACAAGGAGTGTTTTTCAGATGTAGAACTCAATGCAAGCAAAGCCAGTCACACACTTGAGGAAATTCAACTGCAACTTCAGGATAATTATGATAACCCTGATCTTATTACTCTTGAATTGCAGGCTCTTGATAAAGTGAGATTCTGGACTAAAGCTAGGGATAGTTTTTTGCAACAGAAAGCTAAGACTCAATGGATAGATGAAGGGGATAGCAATACTGCTTATTTTCACAATGTTATTAAGAAAAGATGCCTGAGAAACAAGATTGTGCAGATTGAAGATCAGTATGGTACACTGTGGACTGATACTATCAACATTTAG